The Flexistipes sp. genomic interval GGATTCGGTAATTTCAGAGGTTAAATATATTCTGCAAAAAGCGGAAGTTAAAATTGTGATTGCAGAAGACCAGGAGCAGGTGGATAAAATCCTGGATATTCTGGAGGAAAGCGAAGAGGGGAATGATATTAAGTGTGTCATATATTACGATGACAAAGGAATGTATCAATATAGTGACCCATCTCTGGTGTATTACGCTGATATTTTTAACAATGGATATTTTAAAGAGGGCGGATTCGAGAAGTATTGCGAGTCAAAAATAAACGAAATAGATGAAAATGATGTGGCTGTTATGTGTACCACTTCAGGCACCACAGGCTTTCCGAAACTAGCTATGCTTACCCACAAAAATATGATTTTCATGTCCCGCAGTCTGGGTAAAGCAGACCCCAAGCAAGAAGATGACGAATTTGTTTCATTTCTCCCGCTTCCATGGATAGGTGAGCAGATGATGTGTGTTGCAAGTGCTTTAATTTTTGGATTCAAGGTAAACTTTCCTGAAAGCCATGATACAGTCCAGAATGATATGAAAGAGATAGGCCCGAACCTGATATTTTCTCCGCCAAGGGTGTGGGAAAACCTTGCTTCAAATGTTCAGGTTAAAATAATGGATACAAGCAGGTTTAAACGTTTTGTGTACAATAAATGCCTTCCAGTAGGCTATAAATACGCCGAGTGTAGATTTGACAGGGTGGAGCCACCGGTTTGGTTAAAAATCAAATACAGGCTTGCTTACCTGGCTGTTTTCAGAAAATTGAAGGAGCGGATGGGTTTTTCTTTTTTAAGAAGCGCAATAACAGGCGGGGCTGCATTGGGGCCGGATACGTTCAAATTTTTTCATGCACTTGGGATTAACCTGAAGCAGATTTACGGTCAGACTGAAATTTCAGGTATTTCGTGCATACACAGACAGGATGATGTTGATTTTACCTCTGTTGGCAAACCTATAGAAGGAACGGAAATAAAAATCCTGGAAGACGGTGAGATTATATCAAGAAGTGATGCAGTCTTTGCAGGGTATTACAAGGATCAAAAAGCCACCGATGAGACACTTAAAGACGGATGGCTTTATTCCGGGGATGCAGGGTATTTTGATGAGAACGGCAAGCTTGTGGTTCTGGACAGAAAAAAAGATATAATGCACCTGAATGACGGAACGATGTTTTCTCCTCAGTTTCTGGAAAATAAAATAAAATTCAGCCCTTATGTAAAGGAAGCCGTGACTTTCGGCAACAACCGCGACTTTATAGCAATGATTATAAATATTGACATGGATATAGTCAGTAAATGGGCTGAGGAAAATAAAATTTCATATACGACCTATACTGATCTCTCCTCGAAAAATGAGGTTTACGAACTTATTGCGAAAGAAGTGGCGGAGGTGAACCGCCAGTTGAAAGATAATATGAAAATAAAACGCTTTGTCCTTCTTTACAAAGAGCTGGATGCCGACGACGGGGAGCTGACAAGAACGAGAAAGGTCAGAAGGGGGTTTGTGGAGGAGAGATACAGGGAAATCGTGGAAGCCTTATACGGTGAAAAGAATGAAATTACCATTGATGCCGTGATCAGGCTTCAGGACGAAAGGGAAAAGCGTATACATACCACGATGAAAATTTACAATATGGTGAAATGATGGATTTTTTTCTTCAACTTGTAATTACTGGAATTGTGATAGGCAGTATATATTCACTTCTTGCCCTCGGTTTTACCTTAATCTATAAAGCCACCGGTGTTGTCAATTTTGCTCAGGGGGAATTACTGCTGGTGGGGGCGTATATCTGCCTTCAATTTACCGTTGGCTATAAAGTTCCTTTTATTTTTTCTTTTTTATTAACCCTTATTTTTATGTTTTTTTTCGGATTTCTGATAGAAAAAATATTTTTAAGAAAAATGATAGGCGAACCAATTATATCAATCATTATGCTTACAATAGGTTTATCATCAGTATTGAAATCAGTGGTTCAGCTTTTTTGGGGAACAAGTACCCGGACATTTCCACAGATTTTTCCGGAAGAGCCCATAGCTGTGATGGATTTACAAATAAGTTATGTATATCTGGCTTCAATTGTTGCTGTAGCGGTTTTTCTCCTTTTGTTTACAGTTTTTTTTAAAAAAACAAGGGTTGGAGTGGCCATGAGAGCTGTTGCAAGTGATCAGCAGGCTGCACTTTCCATGGGCATAAATGTGAAAAGGATTTTTGCTCTTTCCTGGGCGATTGCAGCAATTGTTTCCACTGTAGGCGGTGTTTTTCTCGGTAATATTAACGGGATTAACACAAGTCTGTCACATTTCGGACTTATGGTATTCCCCGTTGTTATTTTGGGCGGGCTGGACAGCATAGGCGGCG includes:
- a CDS encoding AMP-binding protein is translated as MDLNTLPAYLYSNFKKNPDKTAFREKDLGIWQSFTWSDYLKNVCVIAVFFEEQGLKKGDTIAVVGDNKPEWVVCEMAAQLLGVIPIGIYQDSVISEVKYILQKAEVKIVIAEDQEQVDKILDILEESEEGNDIKCVIYYDDKGMYQYSDPSLVYYADIFNNGYFKEGGFEKYCESKINEIDENDVAVMCTTSGTTGFPKLAMLTHKNMIFMSRSLGKADPKQEDDEFVSFLPLPWIGEQMMCVASALIFGFKVNFPESHDTVQNDMKEIGPNLIFSPPRVWENLASNVQVKIMDTSRFKRFVYNKCLPVGYKYAECRFDRVEPPVWLKIKYRLAYLAVFRKLKERMGFSFLRSAITGGAALGPDTFKFFHALGINLKQIYGQTEISGISCIHRQDDVDFTSVGKPIEGTEIKILEDGEIISRSDAVFAGYYKDQKATDETLKDGWLYSGDAGYFDENGKLVVLDRKKDIMHLNDGTMFSPQFLENKIKFSPYVKEAVTFGNNRDFIAMIINIDMDIVSKWAEENKISYTTYTDLSSKNEVYELIAKEVAEVNRQLKDNMKIKRFVLLYKELDADDGELTRTRKVRRGFVEERYREIVEALYGEKNEITIDAVIRLQDEREKRIHTTMKIYNMVK
- a CDS encoding branched-chain amino acid ABC transporter permease; its protein translation is MDFFLQLVITGIVIGSIYSLLALGFTLIYKATGVVNFAQGELLLVGAYICLQFTVGYKVPFIFSFLLTLIFMFFFGFLIEKIFLRKMIGEPIISIIMLTIGLSSVLKSVVQLFWGTSTRTFPQIFPEEPIAVMDLQISYVYLASIVAVAVFLLLFTVFFKKTRVGVAMRAVASDQQAALSMGINVKRIFALSWAIAAIVSTVGGVFLGNINGINTSLSHFGLMVFPVVILGGLDSIGGAIIAGLIIGVLENLAGGYIDPLIGGGAKDVFPFVVMILVMMIRPYGLFGTADVEKV